From Bacillus sp. Bos-x628, the proteins below share one genomic window:
- a CDS encoding Hsp20/alpha crystallin family protein, with protein MEQEDKKKYDLLKNEDILYEAIEQFFASSPFHKILNSAEALMTTSHSLASIATNVAEDDHFVYIEIQFPDHFVEGDIALEVKSQYLHLSVQEKIKTDMTSSYSSFTKTILMPAKIDETNMKSVWKNQSLIVTAPKLTTQ; from the coding sequence ATGGAACAAGAAGACAAAAAGAAATATGATTTATTGAAAAATGAAGATATCTTATATGAAGCCATCGAACAGTTTTTTGCTTCCTCCCCGTTTCACAAGATTTTAAATAGTGCAGAGGCACTCATGACTACGTCCCATTCTCTTGCCTCCATTGCAACCAATGTGGCAGAAGACGATCACTTTGTGTATATCGAGATTCAATTTCCAGATCATTTTGTCGAAGGCGATATTGCTCTTGAGGTAAAGTCCCAATATTTACACCTATCTGTGCAGGAGAAAATCAAAACAGACATGACCTCTTCCTATTCCAGCTTTACCAAAACCATTTTAATGCCTGCCAAAATAGATGAAACAAACATGAAAAGTGTATGGAAAAATCAATCCCTCATTGTGACCGCACCAAAGCTAACAACCCAATAG